Proteins from a single region of Synechococcus sp. WH 8109:
- the atpA gene encoding F0F1 ATP synthase subunit alpha, translating into MVSIRPDEISAILKKQIEDYDKSVSVSNVGTVLTVGDGIARVYGLQQAMAGELIEFEDGTEGIALNLEDDNVGAVLMGEGYGIQEGSTVKATGKIAAVPVGEAMLGRVVNSLGRAIDGKGEIATSETRLIESMAPGIIQRKSVHEPMQTGITAIDAMIPVGRGQRELIIGDRQTGKTAIAIDTILNQADQDMICVYVAVGQKAASVANVVEVLRERGALDYTVIVAANASEPAALQYLAPYTGATIAEYFMYKGKATLVIYDDLSKQAAAYRQMSLLLRRPPGREAYPGDVFYCHSRLLERAAKLSDAMGKGSMTALPIIETQAGDVSAYIPTNVISITDGQIFLSSDLFNSGLRPAINVGISVSRVGGAAQTKAIKKIAGTLKLELAQFDELAAFSQFASDLDASTQQQLERGKRLRELLKQPQFSPLILAEQVAIVYAGVKGLIDDVPVEKVVDFSRELREYLKSNKAEFITEIQEKKVMSPEAEAILKDAITEVVSTMVASAA; encoded by the coding sequence AGCAATGTCGGCACCGTTCTGACCGTGGGCGATGGCATCGCCCGTGTTTACGGCCTGCAGCAAGCCATGGCCGGCGAACTTATTGAATTTGAGGACGGCACTGAAGGCATCGCCCTGAACCTCGAAGACGACAACGTCGGCGCAGTGCTGATGGGTGAGGGTTACGGCATTCAGGAAGGCAGCACGGTGAAGGCCACCGGCAAGATCGCCGCTGTGCCCGTGGGTGAAGCCATGCTGGGCCGCGTGGTGAACTCCCTGGGCCGCGCCATCGATGGCAAGGGCGAAATCGCCACCAGCGAGACGCGCCTCATCGAATCCATGGCGCCCGGCATCATTCAGCGCAAGTCGGTGCACGAGCCGATGCAGACCGGCATCACCGCCATCGACGCGATGATCCCCGTTGGCCGTGGCCAGCGCGAACTGATCATTGGTGACCGCCAGACCGGCAAGACCGCCATCGCGATCGACACGATCCTGAACCAGGCGGATCAGGACATGATTTGCGTCTACGTCGCTGTTGGTCAGAAGGCTGCTTCCGTGGCCAACGTCGTTGAAGTGCTGCGTGAGCGCGGTGCCCTCGATTACACCGTGATCGTGGCGGCCAACGCCTCCGAGCCCGCTGCGCTGCAGTACCTGGCTCCCTACACCGGCGCCACTATCGCCGAGTACTTCATGTACAAGGGCAAAGCCACCCTGGTGATCTACGACGATCTTTCCAAGCAGGCTGCTGCTTACCGCCAGATGTCGCTTCTGCTGCGTCGTCCGCCCGGTCGTGAGGCCTATCCCGGAGACGTCTTCTATTGCCACAGCCGTCTGCTTGAGCGTGCAGCCAAGTTGTCTGACGCCATGGGTAAGGGTTCCATGACCGCCCTGCCGATCATCGAGACTCAGGCCGGAGACGTTTCGGCTTACATCCCCACCAACGTGATTTCGATCACGGATGGTCAGATCTTCCTCAGCTCCGACCTGTTCAACTCAGGTCTGCGTCCTGCGATCAACGTGGGCATCTCTGTGAGCCGGGTGGGTGGTGCTGCCCAGACCAAGGCCATCAAGAAGATTGCCGGTACCTTGAAACTGGAGCTGGCCCAGTTTGACGAACTGGCCGCCTTCTCCCAGTTCGCTTCTGACCTGGATGCTTCCACCCAGCAGCAGCTGGAGCGCGGCAAGCGCCTGCGTGAGCTGCTCAAGCAGCCTCAGTTCAGCCCCCTGATCCTTGCTGAACAGGTCGCCATTGTTTACGCAGGTGTGAAGGGCCTTATCGACGACGTCCCCGTCGAAAAGGTTGTCGACTTCTCCCGTGAATTGCGTGAGTACCTCAAGTCCAATAAGGCGGAGTTCATCACCGAAATTCAGGAAAAGAAAGTGATGAGTCCTGAGGCTGAGGCGATCCTCAAGGACGCCATCACCGAAGTCGTGTCCACCATGGTCGCTTCCGCGGCCTGA